The nucleotide sequence TAAACTGTTTGATGTACGCTTCTACAGCTTCGTCCGAGAGCATCTCTAACTTCTTTGTGGCTGTGGGGATAACTGCAAGTTTTATGCGGGGCGGCAGTTGCCGTGCTTCAAGGGCCTTTACGAGGCACTTTACGGTGAGTTTTTTGTTGTCTTCTAGGCTCATGTCTTCTTTGTATTCTTCTTTGAGTATTGAAATAACGGTTTCTCTTCCAGCGCCCAAAGCGGTTGCCTTGTAGCCGCGGTATGTTCCAGAAGGATGTGTGCCAAAGACGCGTGGTCCAGTTTTGTCTGCGCCACCAAAGATTATGCTCACGCCAAAGGGTCTTACACCTGCATGTTGGGTGTACATTTGCTGTATGTCGCAGATGCGTTTGGTTACAACTTCGGTGTCTATGGGTTCATCGTATGTTAGTTTATTACTTTGAGCGTAAACACGTGCTTGGTCAATTAGAATGCGGGCGTCAGAACTCAAACCCACAATAGCCGCGCCAACATGCTCGTCTACACGAAAGATTTTCCAAGAATAACCCGCTTCTTCAAGGGGTTCAAGACTCTCCTCAGCGCCTAAGACAACACCCTCTGCACATTGAATGCCTAAGATGGTGGCTCCACGATTGACCAACTCCATTGCATACTCTACTTGGAAAAGCCTTCCGTCCGGGGAAAAAACGGTGATTGCACGGTCATATGCTCCTGGTGCTGCAAATACGGACATAACTATTACCTCATTTTACTCTTTACACTATTCGCCAAGTCACATACGTTAACCACAGTAAAAACCTTTCCTTTAAACCAACATCGGCATTCGACTATGACAAAAACAGGTTTACAGCTAACTGTCCAGCAAATGGCGAGTTTAGGGCTTTTTTGTTTGGAATATCGTCTTTAGGCAGAGGAGGGGGAGGTTTGTTTTTGTTTTATGGCTGCTAGTTTTCCGCCTGCCTGTATCATTTTGCAGTCTAAATCGCAAAGTTCGCACCGCACGGGAATGGTTGCGCCTGTGGTTAGGTTTTTGATTGTGAGGTCAGCTTGGAGGTTTTGGGTTTCCAGCTCAAGCAGGTCGCCTTGGGAAATCTTGTCGTAGTCGTTTTTATCAGCAAAGGTTAGGGGCACAATGCCAAAGTTAATCAAGTTAGCCAAGTGAATACGCGCGAAGCTCTTGACAATGACTGCTTTTACACCAAGGTACTTAGGCGCTAAGGCAGCGTGTTCTCTACTTGAGCCTTGACCATAATTTTCACCGCCGACAATAAAGCCGCCTTTGCGGTCCAATGCGCGCTCTGCAAATTCGGGGTCCACGGGTCGAAAAGTGTGCTTGCTGATTTCTGGTATGTTACTGCGCAAAGACATAACTTGGCTGCCTCCTGGGAGGATGTCGTCGGTAGATATGTTATCACCCGTTTTGAGCAAAACTTCGCCTGAGAGTTTTTCGGGGAGCGTCGTGAAACTGGGCAGGGGTTTGATGTTGGGTCCCATGAGGATTTCGGTTTGAGCTGCAGTTTCGGGGCGTATGAACATGTTATCGTTTACCAAAAACTCTGCGGGCAGGTTGATTTGGGGGTAATCTTTGAGGTCACGCGGGTCAGTAATTACGCCTGTTAGGGCGGCGGCTACGGCGGTTTCGGGGCTGACTAGGTAGATTTGGGCGTCTTTGGTTCCTGAGCGTCCTTTGAAGTTGCGGTTAAACGTGCGAAGCGTCACCGCACCAGTTGGGGGAGCTTGCCCAATACCAATACAAGGACCACAACCGTTCTCAATCACACGCGCACCCGCACGAATAATATGCACCAAATCACCGCTAACCGCCAAATTTTCCAACACCTGCCTCGAACCCGGCGAGATGGTCAAACTAACAGAGTCGCTAATTTTCTTTCCTTTGAGCAGTGCGGCGACCAGCTTCAAATCGCGTAGTGACGAGTTGGTGCAGCTTCCTATGCAGACCTGCGCAACGGGGGTTCCTGCGACTTCACGCACCGTTTTGACGTTATCGGGGCTGTGGGGCAAGGCGATGAGGGGCTCGACCGTGGAGAGGTCTATGTCGATTGTTTCGGTGTAGGTGGCGTCTTCGTCGGCTTTAAGTTCCACCCATTGGTCTTCGCGTCCTTGGCTTTTGAGGAACTCGTGGGTGATTTCGTCTGAGGGAAAAACCGAGGTGGTGGCGCCTGTTTCGGTGCCCATGTTGGTTATGGTTCCGCGTTCTGGAACAGTTAGGGTTTTCACGCCTGGACCAAAGTACTCTAAGATTTTGTTGACTGCGCCTTTGACGCTTATTCTTCGTAGGACTTCTAGGATGACGTCTTTGGCGGAAACAAACGGTGAAAGTTTGCCTGTTAAGCGTACGCCCACGATTTTGGGCATCTCCAGATAAAACGGCTCCCCAGCCATAGCTGCTGCAACATCTAAGCCGCCTGCGCCTATGGCAATCATGCTCATGCCGCCTGCTGTGGGGGTGTGGCTGTCACTTCCCAGCAAGGTGTATCCAGGGCGCGCAAAACGTTCAAGGTAGACTTGGTGGCAGATGCCGTTTCCGGGGCGGCTAAAGGTTATGCCGTATTTAGCGGCTATGCTTTGCAGGTAGAGGTGGTCATCAGGGTTGCGAAAATCGTTTTGAAGCATGTTGTGGTCAACAAAACTCAGGCTCAGTTTAGTGCGAACCTTGGGAATGCCCATCGCTTGGAACTCTAAATAAGCCAACGTGCCCGTAGAATCCTGCGTCAACGTATGATCAATAACTAACCCGATTTTTCCGCCGCAAACAGTTTTGCCGTTTAAAACGTGATTTGCAATTATTTTTTCAGATAAAGTCTTGCCCATGATTTTTCCCGCCAGACAACATTTTTTCAGTAAAGACCAGGTGATTTAGTAGTTTAGGGGATGAAAAAACACAGATTTAAGGCTCACGCCAAAAAAACAAAAAACATCACACAAAAACAAACAAGCCAAACAACAAACAAAAGGAAGAAGGGGTTACTGTTGGTTTATCATGGTGTGCATGAGGTCGGTTTTGGTGACCATGCCTATGATTTTCTTTGGGTTTTCGGGGTCTACTACGAGGACTCGTCCGGTTTCGTGTTTGGTCATTTTCTTGAAAGCATCCATGGCGGTGTCGTCGGGTTTGACGGATATGGGTTTTTTGTTTAGGATTTCTTTGACGGTTGTGGTTGCGCGTTTTGATTTGTCGGTTTGGGAGGCTTCTTCTAAGGTGATGAGCCCGATGGGTTCTTCTTTTTGGTTTACGACGGGGTAGCCGATGTGGTGTTGTTTTGCCATGAGGTCAAGGAGGTCTTGGACGGAAACGGTTCCTTGGACGGTTTTGACGTTTTTGGTCATGATGTCGGCGACTTTGACTTGGGAGAGTTCTTCGGCTTCGCGTAGCATGAGCACGGGGAGGTAGCCGTATTTTTCTTCGAAGTGCTTGGCTTCTTCAAGGGCAGATTTACGTTTCTGAATCGCAGCGCGAACGACCCGTTCAAACACGCGGGGCTCTTGCTCGATAACCCAAGTGTTAATCACGCCGTTTTCCACTGCGTCATAGAAGAAGTCTTCGCCGTCTTTGGTTCGAATGATTACTGTGGACCATTCTTCAAGCGGGTAGGCACTGCCTACGGATATGTCGGCTAATTCGTTGGTGAAGTCCGTGCAGGTTCGGCAGCTGGGCATGATGATGCTTTCGATTTCGGATATGGGGATGCGTATGGTGTCTTTTTCGGTTTGCACGATAAATTTGGAGGAGAGGCGCATGTGTTTGATTTCTGAGGGTTTAACGTGGTAGTTATCTTCGATGTATTTGAGCAGGGCGCTCATGGAGAATGTGCCAAAACAGAATAGTCCGATGGTGATGTCTAGGTTGTCTCCGATTTTGTGTTGCCAAGCTTCCAGTTTGCGAAGGGCTAAAACGTGGCAGGGCACACCCACGAAGGCGATTTTTTGTTTGCCGTATCCGTAAACTGCGCTGCCGTATGCTTTGGCTACAGGGGAGGGGAAGAATTTGCTGCCCACAGCCGAGATAATGTCGTCTTGTACTACAGCTACGGAGGCTTTGGGTTTAGCGGGATTATCGGGTTCGGCGCGGGATACAATGGCGCTGTCAAAACGCTTCTTTTCTACGCCATAGGTTAGAAGTGAAGTAACCACTCCTCCACCGCGGCTAAGCTTTCGCAGTTCAGGGTCAGTGGCTTGCGCGAGAACTATTTTACGGTAGTAACCCAACGCTTCATTCTTGCCAGGCGCATCAGAAACGGCTTTAAGAGTTCTTAGCAAAAGCGCCTCAGAATGCGGACACGCCTCATAACAAATCGGACACAAATCCAAATCCTTAGAGCAATCATGCAAACGCCGATGCTTTTCACCTTCAATAGATATTGCATGGGTAGGACAAGCAGCCTCACATGCTCCACACAAAGTACAGAACCCATTGCTGATTATTTTTTTGTTCAAAACATTATAGGCTATGAGAGAATCGCTTTTGGTCTGCATGGCACCCTCACTTAACTACATAATGTTAATGACCCCGTTTAAATACATAGCCATATAACCTCCTGCGTTTTGACCTTAAAGAAAAACATTGATGCTTTGCCAACGGTGCAGAGCAGTTAGCGGTAAAAAACAGCGGCGGAGAAAGCAGGTTTAGGGCTGTTTATGTACAAATCGGGGTTGCAGGGTGGTTTAAAGCAGGAGAAGCAGGTTTTTTCTTGATTTAGGATAAACCCGCGTTTGGGTAGTTCTACTTGAAACGGGTTGTAGGGGTTTCTAATTGAATTTATAAGTTAGTTTTACCTATAAAGGATATTTAGCGTTCTGTGCAAGCTGGAGAGACTACACTGGACGCACCATAAACATCAATGAAGGAACAAATAAGGAGGATGAAAAATACGGAAAAACAACAAGACGTCATATTCGTCGGAAACAAACCACCAATGAGCTATGTCTTAGCTATCATAACGGCTTTTTCTTCAGGGAGCCTAAAGGAAATAACCCTTAAAGCAAGAGGTCAAGCAATAACCACCGCAGTCGACGTTGCTGAAATCGCCCGAAACCGCTTCATAAAAGACCTCAAAGTAAGCAAAATCGCAATCGGAACCGCCGAGATGCCACCACGAGAAGGCGAAACCAGAACCCGCATGGTATCCACCATAGAAATAAGCGTAAACAAACCATAGCCACCAAAAAAGAGCAACAACACACAAAAATTGCTCTCCACTTCTTTTCTTCTTATTTTCGCTTAAAAAAAGCACAGGAAAAAGAGAGAGGGGAAGCAGCGTTTAGTCTGGGCTGTTTTGGTTTGGGGTTTGTTGTTGTTCGCGCATTTTGAGGTATGTTTGGATTTTTGAGACGATTTCTTGGAACGCTTTAGCTGCAGCGGAGTCGGTTTGCTCCACAACAAAGGGTTTGCCTTGATCAGCTTGGGCGCCAACGCGGGGGTCTATGGGTATGCTGCCAAGAAAGTCTACGCCTGATTCTTTGGTCATTTTTTGGGCGCCGCCCGCAGGGAATATGTCGGTTTTTTCGCCGCAGTGAGGACAAATAAAGCCGCTCATGTTCTCCACCACGCCGATGATGGGCATGTTTAGCCTACGCGCAAACGTTATAGCCTTCTTAACAATGGTGCTAGACAACTCGCTGGGCATAGTAACCACCACCACGCCATCAATTTCAGGCAACAACTGCGCAACACTCAACGGCTCATCACCAGTCCCCGGAGGCAAATCAATAAGCAAAACATCCAACTCACCCCACACAATATCTTGCAAAAACTGGCGAATAGCCCCCATCTTCAACGGTCCACGCCAAATCGTAGGAACCTCCTCATCCACAAAAAAGTCAATCGAAACCACCTTCATACCCAAAGGCCCAGATACAGGAAACGCACCCGGAGGACCATACTGAACCTGCGCACCAGTCAAACCCAGCAGCCGCGGCACACTAGGACCATGAATATCCGCATCCAAAACCCCCACCGCAAGCCCACTCTTAGCTAACGCCGCCGCCAAATTCACCGTCACCGTACTCTTACCCACGCCGCCTTTACCGCTAATAACCGCAATTTTATGCTTAATTTTACCCATACGGGCCTTGAGAGCTTGCTGCTGTTCCAAAAACCGTTGCCGCGAAGCTTCCATAGGACTAACATCATTTGAAGACATAAAACACCACAAACCCCCAAAAGGCAAACTACACTAAAAAGCATTACGCACCAAACAACAACCCCCCCCCTCCCCCCTTTTCTGCATACAATTAAAAACAGCCAGCCCAATAGACGCCAAACAGAAACACGCCACCCAAACAAAAGCTAAATATCCCTGAACAAACTATGAATGCAGAAAGCCACCAACGGGCTGGTAGTTCAGCGGTATGAATGCTTGACTTGCACTCAAGAGGTCGGGGGTTCAAATCCCCCCCAGTCCACCAATAAAGGGGCACCAAACATGCACAATTTTTTTCAAACTGTTTTTGGCATAGCTTTGTTTTCAGGTAGCCAAATAACTGTGTCGCAGGCAGGGTGACGTAGTTATTTTGGGTTGGTTGTGGGGAGGTGGATGGTGAAGGTGGTGCCTTTGTTTGGGGTGCTGTGGACTTTTATGGTTGCGTTGTGGGCTTCGAGTATGCGTTTGGTTATGGAGAGGCCTACGCCCATGCCTTTTGCTTTGGTGGTGAAGAACGGTACCCAGAGTTTGTCTATGACTTCTTTGGGCATGCCTATGCCGGTGTCGGAGAAGCTGATTTCGGCGTAGTTTCCAGTTTTTTTGCTGGTTATGGTGAGGGTGCCGCCGTTTGGCATGGCGTCAAAAGCGTTTTTTGTTAGGTTGCTAAAGACGCGCTGCATTTTGGTGGTGTCTACCCAGAATTGGGGTTGGTTTTGTGTTTTGTTGATTACTTGGATGTTTTCGGGGATGCTGAAGCGGGAAAGGATTGTGTCGACTAGTTTTTTGGGGTCTGTTTGGGTTTTGTCTAGTTTTATTTCGGTGGAGTAGTCAAGGAGGTCTTTTACGATTTTATCGGAGTATTCTACGCAGTCGTTGATGGTTTCAAGCAGGGCGGTTCCTTGTTCTCCAAGTTGTGCACCGTATTTGTTTTGTAGAAGGTAGGAGGCACCTTTGATTCCAGTTAGGGGGTTGCGCAGGTCATGGGCGACCATGGTGGAGACGTCTCGCATGGCGTCGAGGCGTTGAGTTAGGGAGTCTTTGACGGCTTTTGCGACCAGGGCGGTTTCTTCACTGGCGAATCTTGGGAGGTCATCGGATTCTGTTTTTTCAAAAGAGGTTTCCTGCACGTATGATGCCAGTTTGGTCATGGGTTCTACGACGTTTCTTTCAAGGAAAATCAAAGAGGCAATAGCAACTAAAACTGAAAGCACTGCAAGGAAAATAAAGGAGGTGTTCATGACGAATTGGCTTTGCTGGTAGGCTAACCTGTTTTGGAAAACCTGCAGGACAAACAAGGGTTCTGAATGAATATCCTCAACTATGGTGTAGCCACAGACAACTTCTGGGCTTTGTTCTTTTACCACTATGGGATTGCCTGCAAGCAAAGAAGCCACTGCCTCATTTTCGGTAGCGCTAAAATCAGGTATTGTGCCTAAAGAGAAGTTCATGTACATGATGCTTTGCAGTTGCTCAAGTTCTTGCGCATTCACATATTTGCCAAAAAGCATGCCCCCCGCGATGGGACCTTCAAAGCGGCTGTTCACAATCGGAGCCGTAGCCACAAACACGGGCTCCTCATCCAAGAGCATAAGACCAAAGTTTTTGTCCTCAACAGAAGAAAACAGCCAGATAACATCATCCAAGGCTAGCGCTTGCTTTGTGTTTGCAGAGGTCTCAATCAAGCTTGAATTGTCAAGGGCATAAGATTGGCAATAAAGCAAGGTTCCGTTGTTGCTTCGAACGGCAACGAGGTTGATGTTTAGGTTTTCAAAAGTTTCTCCAATAAAGTTCAAGTCAGGATAGTCAGGGGTTTGGTTTTGGACAAAAGCATAGGTATCATCCAAGGCAGAATGGTCTTTTACGGTTCCCGCTAAAACCGAGAGGCGATAGTCTATTGTGCTTAGGGCCTGATTGATGCCTTCCTCACTTTCGCGGTACTCCAAACTCTCAAAGCTGGGCTCAATAACTATCACTGTCACAACATAAAACGCCAAAAAGAACAATAAAGCTACAAGAGAAACAGCTATTATGGTTTTTGTCTGTAATTTCGTAACAAAAGCCCTCCGAAGGCGGTATCTTGCGCATATTCGAAACCTTTTCCAGCAATTTAAAAGCTATGAAGCGGTGATAAACTAAAAAATCGCATCAAACAAACAACTGTTAGCAAAAACAAGAAATATCACGGACTCACAACGGTTTTTGATACAAAATTCAAAAATCCTACAGCACATATAGAAATAATTTACAGGACAACTAGGCATTTGACACGCAGCACATCCACAGGTGATTTAGCCACAAGCAGCCATTCAGGCACAAACCTAGTGCGGCTTAGTCGAAGATTTTTATCTTTTCAGCCTCTCGCGATTCAGCTTCTATGAGGGTGTAGTATACAGCGAGCAGGGTTAGTATCATGGCGGCGCCGATTATGAGGGCTTCTTTGGACATGCCTATGAGCAGGGTGATTAAGCCGATGATGGCAGCTATGGGGAGGATGGGGTAGAGGGGGGTTTTGAATGTGGCGGGGGTTTTGTTGCGTCTGAAGTGAATCAGGGAGAAGCTTGCGATGAGGTAGCAGAAGATTAAGCCAAAGTTGCTTATGGAGGTCATGATGTAGATGTCGCCTGAGAAGAGCATGAGTATTCCAATTGCTGAGGAGATTAAAACGCCGTTTACAGCTACGTCGCGTTTTTTGTCGTATTTTCTGACGAGTTTGGGTAAGAGTTTGTCTGAGCCTATTTGGTAGAGAACTCTTGAGGAGCCCAGGATTATTGCGAGAACTGCTGAGGCGGTTGCGATTAGAGCGCCGATGGATACGGTGGTGAAGAGCCAGTCAGGGGCACCTGAGGATTGCAAGGCAAAAGAGAGGGGGTCAGAAGAGATTGTGTATTGGCTGGAGGGCAGCAGAAATAGAAGAGAAACTGCAACCAGAACATACAGTATCATGCTAATTATTACGGAGAAGATAATGGCTTTGGCTGCTCCTGCGCCGCCGCCTTTGACGTTGTTGGTTATTGTGGAAATTGACTGAAAACCCGCGTACGCAAAAAATATCACTACGCTAGAAGCAAAAATGGCGCTTATGTTGCCAGGTTGGAAGTCGGAGACAAAGTTTGCGGTTGCCAAGGAAGAGTTGCCTAAAGCAAAAAGCAAGGCAAAAGCCACGAAAACCATTAGAATACCGATTTTTATAACAACCAAACCCAAGTCGACCTTTGCGGCTTTGCTCACGCCTAAAATGTTGACTACGGCGAGAACCAAAATCAGGATGATAGCAAATATGGTGGGGTAAACGTTGGAGTTTAACCCGATTAAGCCGTTTAGGTAGGAGCCAAAGCCAAGGGATATGGGGGCTATTGAGGAGGCGTAGCTAAAATAGAGCATGATGCCAGTTATGAAACCAAGTTCGCTGCCAAAAGCTTCGTAGGCATAAGAGTAAGAGCCGCCTTCAGCTTTAGGCATGATGGAGCCTAATTCGCCCAGTTCAAGCCCAATAATTAAAGCGATAACACCGACGATAACAAAGGCAATAAGCGAAGCCGAGCCAGCCAAGGCAATAGCAGTTCCACTTAAAACAAATATACCCGCACCAATTATAGCGCCAAGCCCAACCGCCGTCGCTGCCTTAACACTTATCATCCAATCAGAATCTGCCTAACCCGTATATTGCATTTACGCCCAAGCAGCCCCGCAAAAAAGAAAAACCACAAAAAGCAAAACAAAAGAGGGAGAGCCCAAAAGGGCGAATTAAGAGTTTTGTCGGTTAATGCCGAGGGAGGCTTTTTTCCCACCAGATCAGAGCTTGAAGAGAAGGGGTTTTGTCTTCGAATTTGTAGTCGCCAGTGCTTGTTTGTTTGAGGGTTTTTTCTAGGTACGCGTGGAGTTTGGTTTGTTCTGCGGGGGTTAATTCTTTGCCGTCGTTTCTTCGGGCAAACCTGTTTTTTATTTCAGATACGGCTTCGTCTACGCTGCGGTAGAGCATGGTGTTGGAGGGTTGGACTTGGAAGATTTCGACGTTGGGGCTGATGCCCATTTGGTAGAGCACGTTGCAAAGAGCCAGGTAGGTACGGGTTTCTCCGTAGGGTCTGCCCATGGCGTTGTGGATGCCGATGTCGAAGATTCGTTTGCTTGCGCCCCAAACTAGGTAGGCGTAGCGTTTTGTTGCTTCATCCATTTTTTTAAGGAAGGTTTGAACGTCCTTTTCAAGTCCCATGGAGCGGCAGGCAATTACTATATCGTGGGGTTCTATGTCCACGCCTATTTCGGTTTGCTCGATTAGCTTGTTTATGCAGGTGATGTTGGATACTCCTGATTCTTTGGCGTTTTGGGCTAGATGGTTTAGCATTTCGCTTGAG is from Candidatus Bathyarchaeota archaeon and encodes:
- a CDS encoding Coenzyme F420 hydrogenase/dehydrogenase, beta subunit C-terminal domain, which produces MQTKSDSLIAYNVLNKKIISNGFCTLCGACEAACPTHAISIEGEKHRRLHDCSKDLDLCPICYEACPHSEALLLRTLKAVSDAPGKNEALGYYRKIVLAQATDPELRKLSRGGGVVTSLLTYGVEKKRFDSAIVSRAEPDNPAKPKASVAVVQDDIISAVGSKFFPSPVAKAYGSAVYGYGKQKIAFVGVPCHVLALRKLEAWQHKIGDNLDITIGLFCFGTFSMSALLKYIEDNYHVKPSEIKHMRLSSKFIVQTEKDTIRIPISEIESIIMPSCRTCTDFTNELADISVGSAYPLEEWSTVIIRTKDGEDFFYDAVENGVINTWVIEQEPRVFERVVRAAIQKRKSALEEAKHFEEKYGYLPVLMLREAEELSQVKVADIMTKNVKTVQGTVSVQDLLDLMAKQHHIGYPVVNQKEEPIGLITLEEASQTDKSKRATTTVKEILNKKPISVKPDDTAMDAFKKMTKHETGRVLVVDPENPKKIIGMVTKTDLMHTMINQQ
- a CDS encoding amino acid permease — translated: MISVKAATAVGLGAIIGAGIFVLSGTAIALAGSASLIAFVIVGVIALIIGLELGELGSIMPKAEGGSYSYAYEAFGSELGFITGIMLYFSYASSIAPISLGFGSYLNGLIGLNSNVYPTIFAIILILVLAVVNILGVSKAAKVDLGLVVIKIGILMVFVAFALLFALGNSSLATANFVSDFQPGNISAIFASSVVIFFAYAGFQSISTITNNVKGGGAGAAKAIIFSVIISMILYVLVAVSLLFLLPSSQYTISSDPLSFALQSSGAPDWLFTTVSIGALIATASAVLAIILGSSRVLYQIGSDKLLPKLVRKYDKKRDVAVNGVLISSAIGILMLFSGDIYIMTSISNFGLIFCYLIASFSLIHFRRNKTPATFKTPLYPILPIAAIIGLITLLIGMSKEALIIGAAMILTLLAVYYTLIEAESREAEKIKIFD
- a CDS encoding Mrp/NBP35 family ATP-binding protein, whose translation is MGKIKHKIAVISGKGGVGKSTVTVNLAAALAKSGLAVGVLDADIHGPSVPRLLGLTGAQVQYGPPGAFPVSGPLGMKVVSIDFFVDEEVPTIWRGPLKMGAIRQFLQDIVWGELDVLLIDLPPGTGDEPLSVAQLLPEIDGVVVVTMPSELSSTIVKKAITFARRLNMPIIGVVENMSGFICPHCGEKTDIFPAGGAQKMTKESGVDFLGSIPIDPRVGAQADQGKPFVVEQTDSAAAKAFQEIVSKIQTYLKMREQQQTPNQNSPD
- a CDS encoding archaeal proteasome endopeptidase complex subunit alpha: MSVFAAPGAYDRAITVFSPDGRLFQVEYAMELVNRGATILGIQCAEGVVLGAEESLEPLEEAGYSWKIFRVDEHVGAAIVGLSSDARILIDQARVYAQSNKLTYDEPIDTEVVTKRICDIQQMYTQHAGVRPFGVSIIFGGADKTGPRVFGTHPSGTYRGYKATALGAGRETVISILKEEYKEDMSLEDNKKLTVKCLVKALEARQLPPRIKLAVIPTATKKLEMLSDEAVEAYIKQFSSGK
- a CDS encoding ATP-binding protein — translated: MTVIVIEPSFESLEYRESEEGINQALSTIDYRLSVLAGTVKDHSALDDTYAFVQNQTPDYPDLNFIGETFENLNINLVAVRSNNGTLLYCQSYALDNSSLIETSANTKQALALDDVIWLFSSVEDKNFGLMLLDEEPVFVATAPIVNSRFEGPIAGGMLFGKYVNAQELEQLQSIMYMNFSLGTIPDFSATENEAVASLLAGNPIVVKEQSPEVVCGYTIVEDIHSEPLFVLQVFQNRLAYQQSQFVMNTSFIFLAVLSVLVAIASLIFLERNVVEPMTKLASYVQETSFEKTESDDLPRFASEETALVAKAVKDSLTQRLDAMRDVSTMVAHDLRNPLTGIKGASYLLQNKYGAQLGEQGTALLETINDCVEYSDKIVKDLLDYSTEIKLDKTQTDPKKLVDTILSRFSIPENIQVINKTQNQPQFWVDTTKMQRVFSNLTKNAFDAMPNGGTLTITSKKTGNYAEISFSDTGIGMPKEVIDKLWVPFFTTKAKGMGVGLSITKRILEAHNATIKVHSTPNKGTTFTIHLPTTNPK
- a CDS encoding aconitate hydratase, with translation MGKTLSEKIIANHVLNGKTVCGGKIGLVIDHTLTQDSTGTLAYLEFQAMGIPKVRTKLSLSFVDHNMLQNDFRNPDDHLYLQSIAAKYGITFSRPGNGICHQVYLERFARPGYTLLGSDSHTPTAGGMSMIAIGAGGLDVAAAMAGEPFYLEMPKIVGVRLTGKLSPFVSAKDVILEVLRRISVKGAVNKILEYFGPGVKTLTVPERGTITNMGTETGATTSVFPSDEITHEFLKSQGREDQWVELKADEDATYTETIDIDLSTVEPLIALPHSPDNVKTVREVAGTPVAQVCIGSCTNSSLRDLKLVAALLKGKKISDSVSLTISPGSRQVLENLAVSGDLVHIIRAGARVIENGCGPCIGIGQAPPTGAVTLRTFNRNFKGRSGTKDAQIYLVSPETAVAAALTGVITDPRDLKDYPQINLPAEFLVNDNMFIRPETAAQTEILMGPNIKPLPSFTTLPEKLSGEVLLKTGDNISTDDILPGGSQVMSLRSNIPEISKHTFRPVDPEFAERALDRKGGFIVGGENYGQGSSREHAALAPKYLGVKAVIVKSFARIHLANLINFGIVPLTFADKNDYDKISQGDLLELETQNLQADLTIKNLTTGATIPVRCELCDLDCKMIQAGGKLAAIKQKQTSPSSA
- a CDS encoding methyltransferase domain-containing protein; its protein translation is MDVNAIDWNSVWREGAIFMVGHADKASLWDSNAARWNRIQNESDYGKKVMERLKLRPDWTALDVGAGAGMLAIPMAKACKHVTALDGSSEMLNHLAQNAKESGVSNITCINKLIEQTEIGVDIEPHDIVIACRSMGLEKDVQTFLKKMDEATKRYAYLVWGASKRIFDIGIHNAMGRPYGETRTYLALCNVLYQMGISPNVEIFQVQPSNTMLYRSVDEAVSEIKNRFARRNDGKELTPAEQTKLHAYLEKTLKQTSTGDYKFEDKTPSLQALIWWEKSLPRH
- the albA gene encoding DNA-binding protein Alba; amino-acid sequence: MKNTEKQQDVIFVGNKPPMSYVLAIITAFSSGSLKEITLKARGQAITTAVDVAEIARNRFIKDLKVSKIAIGTAEMPPREGETRTRMVSTIEISVNKP